One genomic segment of Halalkalicoccus tibetensis includes these proteins:
- a CDS encoding translation initiation factor IF-5A, with product MVTRQKQVRDLQEGGYVMMDEAACKITHYSTAKPGKHGSAKARVEGKGVFDGKKRSFSQPVDAKIRVPIIERKQGQVINVESASVAQVMDLDTYETITISTPDDADLSAEDDIEFLELEGQRKIIS from the coding sequence ATGGTAACACGGCAGAAGCAGGTCCGTGATCTGCAGGAGGGCGGTTACGTCATGATGGACGAGGCCGCGTGTAAGATCACCCACTACAGCACTGCGAAACCCGGGAAACACGGCAGCGCGAAGGCCCGCGTCGAGGGCAAGGGCGTCTTCGACGGCAAGAAGCGCAGCTTCTCCCAGCCCGTCGACGCGAAGATCCGTGTTCCGATCATCGAGCGAAAGCAGGGCCAGGTCATCAACGTCGAGAGCGCCTCGGTCGCCCAGGTGATGGACCTCGATACGTACGAGACGATCACGATCAGCACGCCCGACGACGCCGACCTCTCGGCCGAGGACGATATCGAGTTCCTCGAACTGGAAGGCCAGCGCAAGATCATCAGCTGA
- a CDS encoding Hsp20/alpha crystallin family protein: MPALREALRELPDAVFADLLERDDEYLVVIDLPGATGETTEITAEDTRIRIEARRAKEVPAEFDYLREDRSLFLDIELPLPPDAFGDEARATIERGVLELYVPRREPVEETSIPIEDA; this comes from the coding sequence ATGCCAGCGCTGCGCGAGGCTCTGAGAGAGCTTCCCGATGCCGTTTTCGCCGACCTCCTCGAACGCGACGACGAGTACCTGGTCGTGATCGACCTCCCGGGTGCGACGGGGGAGACGACGGAGATCACGGCCGAGGACACCCGGATCCGGATCGAGGCGCGCCGCGCGAAGGAGGTCCCCGCCGAGTTCGACTACCTCCGCGAGGACCGCTCGCTCTTTCTCGATATCGAGCTCCCGCTGCCGCCGGACGCCTTCGGCGACGAGGCACGCGCGACGATCGAACGGGGCGTCCTCGAGCTGTACGTCCCCCGCCGCGAGCCGGTCGAGGAGACCAGCATCCCGATCGAGGACGCATAG
- a CDS encoding helix-turn-helix domain-containing protein produces MSTVIEFTVPASACALGRSLGGDPDALLELDRVVPTDDTVMPFFWVWSLDPETFAAAAGDEPAIEELSIVDRVEDGALFAARWNREAAGTLFAIVRSEGSLLDARASAVEWRFEVRFADRRATAAFREFCEDRDVPLSLTRVTTSATPENDRYGLTDDQRDALATAYRRGYFEEPRRATLEDVAAELGISARAVAGRLRRGQATLLERTGLAADPR; encoded by the coding sequence ATGAGTACCGTCATCGAGTTCACCGTTCCCGCGAGCGCCTGTGCGCTCGGCCGGTCGCTCGGGGGCGACCCGGACGCGCTCCTCGAGCTCGACCGCGTGGTCCCGACCGACGACACCGTCATGCCGTTCTTCTGGGTCTGGAGTCTCGACCCCGAGACGTTCGCGGCGGCCGCCGGGGACGAGCCGGCGATCGAGGAGCTGTCGATCGTCGACCGGGTCGAGGACGGGGCGCTCTTCGCCGCGCGATGGAACCGGGAGGCCGCCGGCACGCTGTTCGCCATCGTCCGCAGCGAGGGCTCGCTGCTCGACGCGCGGGCGAGCGCCGTGGAGTGGCGCTTCGAGGTCCGGTTCGCCGACCGGAGGGCCACCGCCGCGTTCCGCGAGTTCTGCGAGGACCGGGACGTCCCCCTGTCGCTCACCCGCGTCACCACCTCCGCGACCCCCGAGAACGACCGATACGGCCTCACCGACGATCAGCGCGACGCGCTCGCGACGGCCTACCGACGGGGCTACTTCGAGGAGCCCCGCCGGGCGACCCTCGAGGACGTCGCCGCGGAGCTCGGCATCTCCGCGCGGGCGGTCGCCGGGCGGCTCAGGCGCGGGCAGGCGACGCTGCTCGAACGGACCGGGCTGGCGGCGGATCCGCGGTAA
- the speB gene encoding agmatinase: MFPGASTPREDADYVIVGAPLDATTSFQPGARFGPGRVRTFAETFDDYDVRTDRQFSDLSVHDHGDVRAWNDVPDYVDHLSGVVRDVVWDDAIPLLLGGEHTVSAAGVRATEPELFVSIDAHLDLREEYDGDEWSHACVTRHALETAEEAIVVGARTGSEAEWERAAEADVTVVPPEDVGPWLQAVVGGARDPFSNKRVYLSVDVDGADPAFAPGTGTMEPFGLTSREMRGVVRAAAPHCIGFDAVEVNDRDDGQAAALGGKLLREFVYTHAHATD; this comes from the coding sequence ATGTTTCCCGGCGCGTCGACCCCGCGCGAGGACGCCGACTACGTGATCGTCGGCGCGCCGCTCGACGCCACGACGAGCTTTCAGCCGGGAGCCCGGTTCGGCCCCGGCCGAGTACGGACGTTCGCCGAGACGTTCGACGACTACGACGTACGAACCGACCGGCAGTTCTCGGACCTCTCCGTTCACGACCATGGCGACGTCCGCGCGTGGAACGACGTCCCCGATTACGTCGATCACCTCTCGGGGGTGGTTCGTGACGTGGTCTGGGACGACGCGATCCCCCTCCTTCTGGGCGGCGAGCACACCGTCAGCGCCGCGGGCGTCCGGGCGACCGAGCCCGAACTGTTCGTCTCGATCGACGCACACCTCGACCTGCGCGAGGAGTACGACGGCGACGAGTGGTCCCACGCCTGCGTGACCCGCCACGCCCTCGAGACCGCCGAGGAGGCGATCGTCGTCGGCGCGCGGACCGGCAGCGAGGCCGAGTGGGAGCGCGCCGCCGAGGCCGACGTGACGGTCGTCCCGCCGGAGGACGTCGGGCCGTGGCTGCAGGCGGTCGTCGGCGGGGCACGCGACCCCTTCTCGAACAAGCGCGTCTACCTGAGCGTCGACGTCGACGGGGCGGACCCCGCGTTCGCCCCGGGGACGGGTACCATGGAGCCGTTCGGCCTGACCTCCCGGGAGATGCGTGGCGTCGTCCGGGCGGCCGCGCCCCACTGTATCGGCTTCGACGCCGTCGAGGTCAACGACCGCGACGACGGGCAGGCGGCGGCGCTCGGTGGAAAACTACTCAGGGAGTTCGTCTATACACACGCCCATGCGACTGACTGA
- a CDS encoding GIDE domain-containing protein yields the protein MVLPSPVVLVVLLVCGAVAAGSLLVAGREFYTAYRVFSTPTGRVSDLLTDSEGTIELHGTARVAEELLEGPFTGEDCLFVETVVEEYESGQHGGSWTEVDSVTQSVPFVLADDSGSVLVDPRLADVRIGADTERVEVDGGSAPPERVQRYIEANDAVSCENSRLDLRLFSVATGSDRRYVERRLRPGGEVYVLGRARPASGRAGSVNAVVGHGEGAPFLIGDGSPRRVGFRALRTGGLYLLPGLFVAVVALFVLVA from the coding sequence ATGGTCCTCCCGTCCCCGGTCGTCCTCGTCGTTCTCCTCGTCTGTGGAGCGGTCGCCGCCGGCTCCCTGCTCGTCGCCGGGCGGGAATTTTACACCGCCTATCGGGTGTTCTCGACGCCGACCGGCCGGGTCAGCGACCTGTTGACGGACTCGGAGGGGACGATCGAGCTCCACGGAACCGCTCGCGTGGCCGAGGAGCTCCTCGAAGGACCCTTCACCGGCGAGGACTGCCTGTTCGTCGAGACGGTCGTCGAGGAGTACGAGTCCGGCCAGCACGGCGGCTCGTGGACCGAGGTCGACTCGGTGACCCAGTCGGTGCCGTTCGTGCTCGCGGACGACTCGGGCAGCGTTCTCGTCGACCCTCGGCTGGCAGACGTGCGGATCGGCGCGGACACGGAGCGGGTCGAGGTCGACGGCGGGAGCGCTCCCCCGGAGCGCGTCCAGCGATACATCGAGGCCAACGACGCGGTCTCCTGTGAGAACTCCCGGCTCGATCTACGGCTGTTCTCGGTCGCGACGGGCTCGGATCGCCGGTACGTCGAGCGGCGACTTCGCCCTGGCGGGGAGGTCTACGTCCTCGGGCGGGCACGGCCGGCGTCGGGGCGGGCCGGGAGCGTCAACGCCGTCGTGGGCCACGGCGAGGGGGCGCCGTTCCTGATCGGCGACGGTTCGCCCCGCCGGGTCGGGTTTCGCGCGCTCCGGACGGGCGGGCTGTACCTCCTTCCGGGGCTGTTCGTGGCGGTCGTCGCACTGTTCGTCCTGGTCGCGTGA
- a CDS encoding pyridoxamine 5'-phosphate oxidase family protein has protein sequence MSRDLPPEAEELIEGEPLMAHFATSHDDRPHVAPIWYRYDSGTLSVLISGQKLENVRRNPRVAVSIEKSTDGDAEWMVTMRGTAEVIENEEATREAERSINPKYGADPDAWTGNTLVRVDVGSGTYQTYD, from the coding sequence ATGAGCCGCGACCTGCCGCCCGAGGCTGAGGAGCTGATCGAGGGCGAGCCGTTGATGGCCCACTTCGCCACCAGTCACGACGACCGCCCGCACGTCGCGCCGATCTGGTACCGCTACGACTCGGGGACGCTCTCAGTGTTGATCTCCGGGCAGAAGCTCGAGAACGTCCGGCGCAACCCGCGGGTCGCGGTCTCGATCGAGAAGTCGACCGACGGCGACGCCGAGTGGATGGTCACGATGCGCGGGACCGCCGAGGTGATCGAGAACGAGGAAGCGACCCGCGAGGCCGAGCGTTCGATCAACCCCAAGTACGGCGCGGATCCGGACGCCTGGACGGGCAACACGCTCGTCCGCGTCGACGTCGGCTCGGGAACCTACCAGACGTACGACTGA
- a CDS encoding deoxyhypusine synthase gives MTDDTPPREEFKHDPIGHSSVHAGMTVGELAAEYGNAGIGAADLHEAVGIAERMFGDEEVSVFFGLAGAMVPTGMRGLVVDLIRDGYIDALVTTGANLTHDAIEGIGGKHHHGSDDHETKTRREHDEALRDEWVDRIYNVYLPQEHFTLLETHLREEVFPALDGTVSIRELTAELGRANAEVNREEGIEEDAGIAAAAHEEDVPIYCPAIQDSVLGLQAWMFSQTADFSLDALSDMTHLNDLAYHAERAGAFVVGGGVPKNYVLQTMLVTPTAYDYAVQLTMDSPQTGGLSGATLDEARSWGKIEKAGENASVYADATITLPLVVAAAREGIED, from the coding sequence ATGACCGACGACACCCCGCCACGCGAGGAGTTCAAACACGATCCGATCGGCCACAGCAGCGTTCACGCCGGGATGACGGTCGGCGAGCTCGCCGCCGAGTACGGCAACGCGGGGATCGGCGCCGCGGACCTCCACGAGGCGGTCGGGATCGCCGAGCGGATGTTCGGCGACGAGGAGGTGAGCGTCTTCTTCGGGCTCGCGGGCGCGATGGTCCCGACGGGGATGCGCGGGCTCGTCGTCGACCTGATCCGCGACGGCTACATCGACGCGCTGGTGACGACGGGCGCGAACCTCACCCACGACGCGATCGAGGGGATCGGCGGCAAACACCATCACGGGAGCGACGACCACGAGACGAAGACGCGCCGGGAGCACGACGAAGCGCTCCGCGACGAGTGGGTCGACCGGATCTACAACGTCTACCTCCCCCAGGAGCACTTCACGCTGCTCGAGACCCACCTCCGCGAGGAGGTCTTCCCCGCGCTCGACGGGACCGTCTCGATCCGCGAACTCACCGCCGAGCTCGGGCGGGCGAACGCCGAGGTCAATCGGGAGGAGGGGATCGAGGAGGACGCCGGCATCGCCGCGGCGGCCCACGAGGAGGACGTTCCGATCTACTGTCCGGCGATCCAGGACTCGGTGCTCGGGCTGCAGGCGTGGATGTTCTCCCAGACCGCCGATTTCTCGCTCGACGCCCTCTCGGACATGACTCACTTGAACGACCTCGCGTACCACGCCGAGCGGGCCGGCGCGTTCGTCGTCGGCGGCGGGGTGCCGAAGAACTACGTGCTGCAGACGATGCTCGTGACGCCGACGGCCTACGACTACGCGGTCCAGCTGACGATGGACTCGCCACAGACGGGCGGGCTCTCGGGGGCAACGCTCGACGAGGCGCGTTCGTGGGGCAAGATCGAGAAGGCCGGCGAGAACGCCTCCGTGTACGCGGACGCGACGATCACGCTCCCGCTGGTCGTGGCGGCCGCCCGCGAGGGGATCGAGGACTGA
- a CDS encoding aminotransferase class I/II-fold pyridoxal phosphate-dependent enzyme, which yields MEIAPFELERWFDEYEHDAEVMLAESGIRSLPAERFDTDPGELGYVIPTDGDPDFRAEVGERYGRGAEEVCFTCGTQEANYLVFRSLLDAGDHAVVVTPTYQALSAVPESICEVSRVELSPPDWELDVDSVAEAIRPETELLVLNNPNNPTGKYHSEETVRALCDLAAENDAYLLCDEVYRLLAEDPLPPVASMGEHGISTTSLTKAYGLAGLRFGWIAGPEEVVEGAVGWKDYTTISPSVFGQHVARQAMGEQEDEVLAENRELAREHHDRVAGWIDEYGLSWHDPVGVNGFVTVPEGFDSGREFCRAVVEEGVVLAPGEFFGFEGYFRIGFGLPTEALEEGLERVGRVIEHRR from the coding sequence ATGGAGATCGCCCCCTTCGAGCTCGAACGCTGGTTCGACGAGTACGAACATGACGCCGAGGTCATGCTCGCCGAGAGCGGGATCCGGAGCCTCCCCGCCGAACGCTTCGACACCGATCCCGGTGAACTCGGCTACGTGATCCCGACCGACGGCGACCCCGACTTTCGCGCCGAGGTCGGGGAGCGCTACGGCCGGGGGGCCGAGGAGGTCTGTTTCACCTGCGGGACCCAGGAGGCGAACTACCTCGTGTTCCGGTCGCTGCTCGATGCCGGGGACCATGCCGTCGTCGTCACCCCCACGTATCAGGCGCTTTCGGCGGTTCCCGAGTCGATCTGCGAGGTCTCGCGGGTCGAGCTCTCCCCACCCGACTGGGAGCTCGACGTCGATAGCGTCGCGGAGGCGATCCGCCCCGAAACCGAGCTGCTCGTGCTCAACAACCCGAACAACCCGACCGGGAAGTACCACTCCGAGGAGACCGTGAGGGCGCTCTGCGACCTCGCGGCCGAGAACGACGCCTACCTGCTCTGTGACGAGGTCTACCGGCTGCTCGCCGAGGACCCCTTGCCCCCCGTCGCGTCGATGGGCGAACACGGGATCAGCACGACCAGCCTGACGAAGGCCTACGGACTGGCGGGGCTGCGTTTCGGCTGGATCGCCGGGCCCGAGGAGGTGGTCGAGGGCGCGGTGGGCTGGAAGGACTACACCACGATCTCCCCCTCCGTCTTCGGCCAGCACGTCGCCCGGCAAGCGATGGGCGAGCAGGAAGACGAGGTCCTCGCGGAGAACCGCGAGCTGGCGCGCGAGCACCACGACCGGGTCGCGGGGTGGATCGACGAGTACGGTCTCTCGTGGCACGACCCGGTGGGGGTCAACGGGTTCGTGACCGTTCCGGAGGGGTTCGACTCCGGGAGGGAGTTCTGTCGGGCGGTCGTCGAGGAGGGGGTCGTGCTCGCACCGGGGGAGTTCTTCGGGTTCGAGGGCTACTTTCGGATCGGGTTCGGGCTACCCACGGAGGCGCTGGAGGAGGGCCTCGAACGCGTCGGGCGTGTGATCGAACACCGCAGGTAG
- a CDS encoding AarF/ABC1/UbiB kinase family protein, which produces MVRLRAYRRFFIVAWQFLPLLWAYARDRRRFVLFGRSRQVDVETQRERARRLLDSLLTLGPTFIKLGQLLSTRPDVLPPAYIDELSKLQDEVPPAEWEEARVVLEEELGPVDERFEEFNRDAISGASLGQVYRAYVDDQLVAVKVRRPEIESLIEADLRVIKFSLPLLLWFVKDAQAFSLENLADEFAKTIREEMDYEREAEMLREIRGNFAGNDRVAIPGIVDSHSTGRVLTMEYIGGTKINDVERLDEKGIDRHELAETLQRTYLQMIIEDGVFHADPHPGNLAVREDGSVVFYDFGMSGRVDPFVQGKIVEFYIAVANQDIQGILDTLIEMGTLSPEADRQVMGDVMELAIADVRGEQIEQYRVNQIISQIEDTIYEFPLRLPSNLALVLRVATVVEGVCVTLDPNFDFIETATEYLSEEGYREETAKQVAEETGRELWDSTRASIRLPQTADDTLSQLGRGDVTINVDVQDPDDVFDRLAKRLIYGLLLSVTLISTSIIYAFRAWEPAVVPALLSVFIVYVLYRSFTRRRKGIRARPQFTRQSMRKRRED; this is translated from the coding sequence ATGGTACGGCTCCGTGCGTACCGCCGGTTCTTCATCGTCGCCTGGCAGTTCCTGCCGTTGTTGTGGGCGTACGCGCGCGACCGGCGCCGGTTCGTGCTGTTCGGGCGTAGCCGCCAGGTCGACGTCGAGACCCAACGCGAGCGCGCCCGGCGGCTGCTCGACTCGCTGCTGACGCTGGGCCCGACGTTCATCAAGCTCGGCCAGCTGCTCTCGACGCGCCCCGACGTGCTCCCGCCGGCGTACATCGACGAGCTCTCGAAACTGCAGGACGAGGTGCCCCCCGCCGAGTGGGAGGAGGCGCGGGTGGTCCTCGAGGAGGAGCTCGGGCCCGTCGACGAGCGCTTCGAGGAGTTCAACCGCGACGCGATCAGCGGCGCCAGCCTGGGCCAGGTCTACCGGGCGTACGTCGACGATCAGCTGGTCGCGGTGAAGGTTCGCCGGCCCGAGATCGAGTCGCTGATCGAGGCCGACCTGCGGGTGATCAAGTTCTCGCTGCCTCTCCTGCTCTGGTTCGTCAAGGACGCCCAGGCGTTCTCGCTCGAGAACCTCGCGGACGAGTTCGCGAAGACGATCCGCGAGGAGATGGATTACGAGCGGGAGGCCGAGATGCTCCGGGAGATCCGGGGGAACTTCGCGGGCAACGACCGGGTCGCGATCCCCGGGATCGTCGATAGCCACTCGACGGGGCGCGTGTTGACGATGGAGTACATCGGCGGGACGAAGATCAACGACGTCGAGCGGCTCGACGAGAAGGGGATCGACCGCCACGAGCTCGCGGAGACCCTTCAACGAACCTACCTCCAGATGATCATCGAGGACGGCGTCTTCCACGCCGACCCCCATCCCGGTAACCTCGCCGTGCGCGAGGACGGCTCGGTCGTCTTCTACGACTTCGGGATGAGCGGGCGGGTCGACCCGTTCGTCCAGGGGAAGATCGTCGAGTTCTACATCGCGGTCGCCAACCAGGACATCCAGGGCATCCTCGACACCCTGATCGAGATGGGGACGCTCAGCCCCGAGGCCGACCGGCAGGTGATGGGCGACGTGATGGAGCTGGCGATCGCGGACGTCCGGGGCGAGCAGATCGAGCAGTACCGCGTCAACCAGATCATCAGCCAGATCGAGGACACCATCTACGAGTTCCCCCTCCGGCTGCCCTCGAACCTCGCGCTCGTGTTGCGGGTCGCGACGGTCGTCGAGGGGGTCTGTGTCACCCTCGATCCCAACTTCGACTTCATCGAGACCGCGACGGAGTACCTCTCGGAGGAGGGCTATCGCGAGGAGACGGCGAAACAGGTCGCCGAGGAGACCGGTCGGGAGCTCTGGGACTCGACGCGGGCCTCGATCCGCCTGCCCCAGACCGCCGACGACACCCTCTCACAGCTCGGTCGCGGGGACGTCACGATCAACGTCGACGTCCAGGACCCCGACGACGTCTTCGACCGGCTCGCGAAGCGGCTGATCTACGGCCTGCTGCTCTCGGTGACGCTGATCTCGACGTCGATCATCTACGCCTTCCGCGCCTGGGAGCCCGCGGTCGTCCCCGCGCTGCTCTCGGTGTTCATCGTCTACGTGCTCTATCGCTCCTTCACGAGGCGCCGCAAGGGGATCCGCGCGCGCCCGCAGTTCACCCGCCAGAGCATGCGAAAGCGGCGCGAGGACTGA
- a CDS encoding Nif3-like dinuclear metal center hexameric protein, whose translation MRLTELCERYDERLRTDEFADLDASANGLQVGDEGEIERAAFAVDAAVETIEAAAEAGADALCVHHGLSWGGIERVTGRSYDRIAALIENDLALYVSHLPLDSHPELGNAAGVADHLGLEACEGFGLLGPETIGIAGRATGPMSADGLADRLSDLDTGGRDVQLLEFGPDEIEEVAIVTGSGADWLGEAAESDADAFVTGEGKQQLYHEAREAGVSVALAGHYATETFGVRALQGLAEDWGLETTWIDAPTGL comes from the coding sequence ATGCGACTGACTGAACTGTGCGAGCGGTACGACGAGCGGCTCCGAACGGACGAGTTCGCCGACCTCGACGCGAGCGCGAACGGGCTGCAGGTCGGCGACGAGGGTGAGATCGAACGCGCCGCCTTCGCGGTCGACGCCGCGGTCGAGACGATCGAGGCGGCCGCGGAGGCCGGCGCGGACGCGCTCTGTGTCCACCACGGGCTCTCGTGGGGCGGGATCGAGCGGGTCACGGGCCGCAGCTACGACCGGATCGCCGCACTGATCGAGAACGACCTGGCACTGTACGTCTCCCATCTCCCGCTGGATTCGCATCCCGAGCTCGGCAACGCCGCCGGCGTCGCGGACCATCTCGGGCTCGAAGCGTGCGAGGGGTTCGGGTTGCTCGGCCCGGAGACGATCGGGATCGCCGGACGCGCGACGGGCCCCATGAGTGCCGACGGACTCGCGGATCGGCTCTCGGACCTCGACACCGGCGGCCGGGACGTTCAGCTCCTCGAGTTCGGCCCCGACGAGATCGAGGAGGTGGCGATCGTCACCGGGAGCGGGGCCGACTGGCTGGGCGAGGCCGCAGAATCGGACGCGGACGCGTTCGTGACCGGCGAGGGCAAACAGCAGCTCTACCACGAGGCCCGGGAGGCCGGCGTGTCGGTCGCGCTCGCGGGCCACTACGCGACCGAGACGTTCGGCGTCCGGGCCCTCCAGGGGCTCGCCGAGGACTGGGGGCTCGAGACGACCTGGATCGACGCCCCGACGGGCCTTTAG
- the glp gene encoding gephyrin-like molybdotransferase Glp: MSQDDLQRSGFKERTRIDEARERLLERVASHDRTERVPLASADGRTLATRVTAPKPVPGYDRAAMDGYAVRAEDTFGASDRSPNLLREGEDVGPETAVRVHTGSELPEGADAVVMIEQVERVGEELEVGDGVAEGENVGPVGEDVAEGQTLYEPGHRVRPSDLGLLKSVGLTEVEVSERPTVAVIPTGEELVQSDPEPGEVIETNGLTASRLADRWGGRPTYRDVVTDDREALRAAIQRDLTKDLIVTTGGSSVGERDLIPEVVDEIGEVLVHGVALKPGHPVALGVVEETPVLMLPGYPVACIVNAVQFLRPALKRAGGMPCEDHPTTEATLERKIRSEPGVRTFARVKVDRGGNETTALPTRVSGSGVLSSVALADGWVVVSEDREGIAEGETVAVEDWEWSA; this comes from the coding sequence ATGAGCCAGGACGACCTCCAGCGCTCGGGGTTCAAGGAGCGCACGCGGATCGACGAGGCCCGAGAGCGCCTGCTCGAACGAGTCGCGTCCCACGACCGGACCGAGCGCGTCCCGCTCGCGAGCGCGGACGGCCGGACGCTCGCGACCCGCGTGACGGCGCCGAAGCCCGTCCCGGGCTACGACCGGGCGGCGATGGACGGCTACGCGGTGCGCGCCGAGGACACCTTCGGCGCGAGCGACCGCTCGCCGAACCTCCTGCGCGAGGGCGAGGACGTCGGCCCCGAGACCGCGGTCCGCGTGCATACGGGCAGCGAGCTCCCCGAGGGCGCCGATGCGGTCGTGATGATCGAGCAGGTCGAGCGGGTGGGCGAGGAGCTCGAGGTGGGCGACGGCGTCGCGGAGGGCGAGAACGTCGGGCCGGTAGGAGAGGACGTCGCCGAGGGCCAGACGCTCTACGAGCCGGGTCATCGAGTTCGTCCCTCGGATCTGGGCCTCCTGAAGTCGGTGGGGCTGACCGAGGTCGAGGTGAGCGAGCGCCCGACGGTCGCGGTGATCCCGACCGGCGAGGAGCTCGTCCAGTCCGATCCCGAACCGGGCGAGGTGATCGAGACCAACGGCCTGACGGCCTCGCGGCTCGCCGACCGCTGGGGCGGGCGACCCACCTATCGGGACGTCGTCACAGACGACCGCGAGGCGCTGCGGGCGGCGATCCAGCGCGACCTCACGAAGGACCTGATCGTCACGACGGGCGGCTCCTCGGTGGGCGAGCGCGACCTCATCCCGGAGGTCGTCGACGAGATCGGCGAGGTGCTCGTCCACGGCGTCGCGCTGAAGCCGGGCCACCCGGTTGCCTTAGGCGTCGTCGAGGAGACTCCCGTTCTCATGCTCCCGGGCTACCCCGTCGCCTGCATCGTCAACGCCGTCCAGTTCCTCCGGCCCGCGCTCAAACGCGCCGGCGGGATGCCCTGCGAGGACCACCCGACGACCGAGGCGACCCTCGAACGGAAGATCCGAAGCGAGCCCGGCGTGCGGACGTTCGCGCGGGTGAAGGTCGATCGCGGCGGGAACGAAACGACCGCGCTTCCCACGCGGGTCAGCGGCTCGGGCGTCCTTTCCAGTGTGGCGCTCGCGGACGGCTGGGTGGTCGTGAGCGAGGACCGCGAGGGGATCGCGGAGGGCGAGACGGTCGCCGTCGAGGACTGGGAGTGGTCGGCATGA
- the hpt gene encoding hypoxanthine/guanine phosphoribosyltransferase encodes MEKLIASLDDAPIIDKDGYEYLVHPISNGVPMLEPALLREVVVEVMQVADLAVDKIVAPEAMGIHLATALSLQTDIPLVVIRKRAYGLAGEVSLHQQTGYSESEMYINDVEEGDRVVVVDDMLSTGGTLAAICGALSDIGAEIVDVVVVLCKVGPSALDDTEFEAKSLLDISVEDGEVTVH; translated from the coding sequence ATGGAGAAGCTCATCGCCTCGCTCGACGACGCGCCCATCATCGACAAGGACGGCTACGAGTACCTCGTCCACCCGATCAGCAACGGCGTGCCGATGCTCGAACCCGCGCTGTTGCGCGAGGTCGTCGTCGAAGTCATGCAGGTCGCCGACCTCGCGGTCGACAAGATCGTCGCGCCCGAGGCGATGGGGATCCACCTCGCGACCGCCCTCTCCCTGCAGACCGACATCCCGCTGGTCGTGATCCGAAAGCGCGCCTACGGGCTCGCGGGCGAGGTCTCGCTCCACCAACAGACGGGCTACTCCGAGTCCGAGATGTACATCAACGACGTCGAGGAAGGCGACCGGGTGGTCGTCGTCGACGACATGCTCTCGACGGGCGGGACGCTCGCGGCGATCTGTGGCGCGCTCTCGGACATCGGCGCGGAGATCGTCGACGTCGTGGTCGTCCTGTGCAAGGTCGGCCCCTCCGCGCTCGACGACACCGAGTTCGAGGCAAAGAGCCTCCTCGACATCTCCGTCGAGGACGGCGAAGTGACCGTCCACTGA
- a CDS encoding glycosyltransferase has translation MSFVVPARNEAEYLPATLESIRDLETEHTYETIVADGDSDDGTPAIATEYGARVVDGGGEGIGHGRDAGARAADGDWLAFVDADTTLSPEYLDTMLEYARGNDLAAASSRCRMRGPRARLMQATINHVFPRMDRPILPGFNFLVRRPVYEASGGFPNVPNEDTAFSRRLARTEPVGYCPETLVETSPRRIAESGLTGTLYHYLRLDWGRYRGEY, from the coding sequence ATGAGTTTCGTCGTGCCGGCGAGAAACGAGGCGGAGTACCTGCCCGCGACCCTCGAGAGCATCCGGGATCTCGAGACCGAGCACACGTATGAAACGATCGTCGCCGACGGCGACAGCGACGACGGGACCCCGGCGATCGCGACCGAGTACGGCGCGCGGGTCGTCGACGGTGGCGGCGAGGGGATCGGCCACGGCCGCGACGCTGGCGCGCGGGCCGCGGACGGCGACTGGCTCGCCTTCGTCGACGCCGACACGACCCTCTCGCCGGAGTACCTCGATACGATGCTCGAGTACGCCCGCGGGAACGACCTCGCGGCCGCGAGCTCGCGCTGTCGGATGCGCGGCCCGCGCGCCCGGCTGATGCAGGCGACGATCAACCACGTCTTCCCCCGGATGGATCGCCCGATCCTCCCCGGGTTCAACTTCCTCGTCCGGCGCCCGGTCTACGAGGCGTCGGGCGGCTTCCCGAACGTCCCCAACGAGGACACCGCGTTCAGCCGACGGCTGGCCCGCACCGAGCCGGTGGGCTACTGCCCCGAGACGCTCGTCGAGACCTCCCCCCGACGGATCGCGGAGTCGGGCCTGACGGGCACGCTCTATCACTACCTCCGGCTCGACTGGGGGCGCTATCGCGGCGAGTACTGA